The region AGGAGGGACAAGCCCCTGAAGATACACCCCAGCCACTGTATCCCACCGAGGCTGGGCTGAAGGCAAACCCGGCAACCACCATGCCTGGGTTTGGAACCCCTGTGCTCACTTTGGTGACGAGGACCCCAAGCAGGGACTGCTGTCAATCGGCTTCCTAAACGCTGGTCAGGCACAACATTCAAAACAGTCTGAAGAATGCAGTCTGAAGAGATCGATTTTTCCCCAGCATTTTTCAGCAAAAGTGATAATGCTGAACAAGTGGCTGAAAAGCTGCAAGCTTCCTGGGAAGGAGGAAAGCCAGAGAGTGAAGACCCGGGAGAAATCAGAAGCAGTGAGTCATCttaattctttttactttttcttctttttaaatctcaCCCTGCCCCTCCTTTTGGGTTTATAGCCATCCTGTTGTTTTCGTAAGGGACTTCATATAAAGAACTGAATTCCaacattcagttttatttttttcttaagtttttagcCTATTGAAGATGACTTGAGAAAATCCATTCCCCAGTCATGAAAATATACTGCACGGACTTTCATTTCCATTGTGGAAAACACTTATTTATAGTTGTCAAAAATAGTGagtaaaaaatgcatttgaaacCTGTGGGACAGGGTGCCAGAGGAGAAAGTAGAAAAAcagtattaggaaaaaaaaatcaatgtcaccaaaactggatttttaaaaaattatttatttattttttaggtgtaaatggacacaacacaatgcctttatttttatgtggtgctgaggatcgaacctggttatcgtccatgctaggcgagctctctaccactgagtcataatcccagccccaaaactggattttttgtttgtttttttgacgGTGGAGATCAAACCTagctcctcacacatgctaggcaagcactgcatgcaccactgagctagctacaccatgcccagctcagattgtacaaatatttaaaggataataaGAGAATATTACAAATTGCCTATGGCAATACATTCTACAACTTAGATGAAGCTAGTCTTCAGTTAAATCATATCCCTGAGTaacttccctcccttcctgcttTTTCTTATCTCCATCCCTCTGTTATGGCTCGATTACAATAAATCATGGAGTCACCAGCTGGCAGGTCAAGGGGCAGGCTGCAAGTCTCCACCCTTCGACCCCCTCCTGGGGTTGGGGTTTGAACACACCTTTTATAATCCAAAAccacattaatcataagtggctattgctatgattcaaaaccataaacaaatgtcatgagatctaaaatcgtAAGCAGAagaggaagtgggtcaaaatgaccctaattgagtacaagttaaagaaagGTTACTAATGTAAGACTGGAAGATGCCACACCtcgtccaagaaaaatgggatcCAAAAAGAGAACAACTTTACATTGTATAACaactgccattttgtgttgccaaacatgctatgctaagcaatTGTTGATGGTAGAGGCGGGGTgctcccatgggagaagcatttcttaacATGACAGGGCGTCTCAGGGCAAcgtggagtctgtttggtcattgcccatgtagcctggcccataacacctCACTCCCCTCTTCACAGGAGTCTGCAGTTCAGGCTCTGATTCCATGGGACCTGATAAAGCCCCTCTTCAATGCTCTCTTTTCTGCTGCCTTAGCTTCTCCCCATGCTAACTGAACATTTTAGCCCATGGATGCCAGTGGCAGAAGGCATTAAGATAGCCTGGCATCATGGTGaagtgcacctgtaatcccagttacttgagagattgaggcaggaggctctcaaATTCAAGGCTAATCTCAGCAagggagaccttatctcaaaattaaaaagggatgggagtatatctcagtggtaaagcacccctctgTGCATCCTCACTAACACAGAAATACTGTGTAGAATCTATGGGTCTGCCTTAATTCACTTCATTttagtcatttcttttttgttgctaccagggattgaactcaggagtgcttaaccactgagccctatctccagtcctttttatttttagtcagggtctcactaaattgcttggggtcttgctaaattgaagctgactttgaatttgccattctcctgtctcagtttcctgagccgctgggattacaagtgtgcactatTACAACCTGGCCATTTtagtaatttcttaattttagcaaGCTGGGCAGCCAGACAAGGCACATGGCTTAAGGgtattttggtaccaaggatctagcccaagggtgcttaatcactgagccacaccctccacccttttaaagatatttttattcagggtcttgctgagttgcttagccttgctaaattgctgagattgtctttgaacttgcaatcctcctgcctcagctgctggggTTACTGGCATGAACCATGGTACATGGCAATGGGCATGgtttaaaataagcaaaacagaTTATGTATAGATTGTTTGTATAAAGGCcgaatgtcttttaaaaagccTAAAAGGAACTTGGTTCTACAAATGACAAGTGTATATTTAGATAACACTGATTATgtcaactataatcccagcacctaggaaggctgtggcaggaggataaaaagttcaaggacaacctggaCTGCTTGGTGAGActctctgtcaaaaaaaaaaaaaaaaaggctgaggttatagctcagtggtagagtactcctgggttcaattcccagtagagtGTAATAGTGATCCCTTTCCGttgaatataacccttgctgctctgctactgccacttatttttctttctcttccactgccgcagcctggctgggcacaaatcacgagccactcaaggaggaacaaactttatttcccaaCTCCCGCAAACGCCACCCACGCGGCCCTTCCAagaacaccacacaccaaccagaactcccTCCACCGGAACTTCCTCGGAACTCCgaaagaactcaaaatagcggGGGCACCGGAGGCAGCAGGAGCTGCCCTATtgccagacagcaggggtctaataatacaactgaatacacagcctgtttcaatccagcatcatccagtcacagcaattatacacagcttaacttaattatcatcatcttaatggctccctgttgtcacctctcaaccattacttctggcaaaatgccaggggccattccgactccgctgtggctctcaacattccACTCTACCTGGTCCTCCCTAATATTAGGGGAACCAGCATTACCTTTCTTCCATCCTATGCAGAATTATCTGTACTTGAGTatacacccaccataggaacaaagtaatccagaatttggggatggtaccagaagatctcagaaatatCTCCCAAATTGACAAGTGAATTATAACTCCAAGGAGAACATGGGAAGTAGCCCTTGAGccacctctttttaaaaagccccctgttcccgctgaggggcagaatcacagcctttgggacaggagtcccctgtgtttctcctgtactagcaaagcaataaacattctttttcctttttttccaaaccatatcctcattattggattggtaTCAGGGACAAGGACTTTCAGCAACAGTgggggaagaaaaagataaaaacaattctATCCTACCTTTTTCCTCTAAAGAGTATGGACAGCAGATCTAGATAAGTAGATATAAAAAGACTTGTAGATTTAGAAATAGTGATAGAGAGCAGTAGGGAGGGAGGAGTTGGGTgtaatatagatgcaaaaacaaATTTACATAGACTTATACATAAAACAATACTCAAGAgctaggggctggagttatggctcagcggtacagcacttgcctggcatgtgtgaggccctgggttcaatcctccacactgcatataaataaataagcagataaataaataaataaaagatcctttgacaattgaaaatatatatattaaaaacaaaacaaggggctgtaattgtggctcagcggtagagcactcacctagcacgtgtgaggccctggattcaatcctcagtaccacataaaaataaagatattgtgtccaactacaactaaaacataaatatatttaaacaaaacaaacaaaaacaaaacaaaaacctcagagCTTTAGATCTGGGTGTAGCAGTGCAGGATCCACCACATTCACATAGACCTGTACAAACTGTATAAAGAAATAGAATGCAAATTGGCAAGGTGAACAGAAGGGTAATATTttccaaagatatttttattattagagctTTAGATCTGGGTGTAGCAGTGCAGGATCCACCACATTCACATAGACCTGTACAAACTGTATAAAGAAATAGAATGCAAATTGGCAAGGTGAACAGAAGGGTAATATTttccaaagatatttttattattatatcaatGTAATCCTACATACACCTTCATACACAGTAATGATTTTACAAgttataattttgaaagaaagaagacaaaacgttttagttagcttttgcatTACTGTGCCCAAAATgccagacaagaacaacttagaggagggaaagtttatttggggctcatggtttcagaggcttagTCCTAACagccgactccattgctctgggtccaagtgAGGTAACACATCATGTAAGAAGGTCCCAGCCGGGCActgggggcacatgcctgtaatcccagcagcttgggaagctgcagcaggagaatcaaaaactcaaaaccagcctcagcaatttagcgaggccctgtctctaaataataaaataaaaaaggaccagatgtggctcagtggttaagtgcccctgaattcaattccctgtatcaaaaggggggaaaaaaaaacagaggaggaaaatCAAGGTGGAGtcagggagagagatggaggcaAAGGGGcctcagggaagatgcaccctccCAGGGAACACCCTAGAGACCCATCTCCCCCAGCTACACCTTGCCCGCCAACAGTTTCCAGTCGTTGCATTTAAATTAGGATAGACAGATTAGGTACAGCTgtcataattcaatcattttacctctgaatattcctgtattaatgggagcttttggggatacctcacatccaaaccaaagCACAAAATAAGGATGGTTACCCCAAAAGTTTTAAGTTTATATGATTTACTTGTAATGAAGTGAGGAATTACAGgattatgtacacacatacatacgtaAGTATATATTTGAAAACCTATTAACATAGAAAAAGTTAATAGATTTTTATTCAGTGATTTTATGATGTTATTATAATTTCCTTGtaattgatttgtttttgtggtactagggattgaacctagggacactctaCGACTGAGCGACATCctcagactttatttttattctgaggcagGTCTAGTTAAGTTGTCCTGGGTTGGCCTCAggctcttgagttgctgggagtATAGGTGGGCAACACCATTCCTggttaatttttgtgtgttttaaatgttcaatggaaaaaaatacatttacatgAAAAATACTCAGCATTATGGATACGTCTTCATTCATTTAACCCCTTGCCTTATTGATGGATGCTAAGGTGTCCAGTTCCCAGTTCAAACCCTCAGAActtagggaggaaagaaaaagctcttgctcacttttttttttttttggcagtgctgagtccaacacagggccttgcacatgcttgtGCTCCACCCACAGccccctttgttttcttttgttgttaccatggattgaacccaggagcacttaaccactgagccatatccccagccctttttattttattttttgagacagggtctcaataagttgctgaggctggctttgaactcacgatcctcctgcctcagcctcccaacccactgggattacaggcatgaattactgtgcctggcttttccccttaattttaagATGGGGTCctgctaggttgcccaggctggcttgaaGGAGCcaggaacttgcaatcctctcacctcagcttcctgagtagatgggattacagggaCACCACCACTAggcccaacaacaacaaaacaaaacaaacaaaaaaaccactcaCTTTTATAAACATACAGCATGAAGAAATATAGTATTCCCTCACTTTCTATAATACTTATTTCAAATTTATCTCAGTGCCATGCCAGAAGGGAATAAATGAATGCTGACAGCATCTCTTCTTGGCCTGTTATCTTTGCTTCGCCTCCATTAGAACTTGTGGATTTCTCAAACAGGAAGATGCTTTTTTCAGAAGGATTCAGCAGATGTGTCTGCTGCCTGCTGCCCTTGGTGTTTCCAAGGCAATACAGATCTAGAGCTTTGGGCACCATGAGTTAAGAAGATACCACTGCCCATACAGACATCCATTTGGGTTCCCAGTCATATTATCTTACCCCTGGCACTCGTCTTGCTTCAAGATAGGATGTCCTCACTATTCATTGTCTATTAATTGTACTGATCCTGTTCAGATgcagggtgcacacctgtaattccagagactcgggagactgagggaggaggaaacaagttcaaggccaaccttggcaactcagtgagacctgtctcaaaataacaaataaaaaaggggctagggacaAGGCTCAGTGGTAACCCTCCTTCCCACTACCAAATAAGTAATAAATTGTATCAATTCTGAATCAAAACGAAGGAGGCCTGCCTGGACCAGTTACACAAGATTGACATCTTCCTCCTGGAGCTACGGCCATGGTTAGCCTTGCAGCATATGAAGCAGAACCTGACAATCTTCTCCAATGAGAGGTTGGTGGGGTCTGAAAGGGTCCCCTCTCTGTAGATCAGAattagtggtgcatgcctgtcatcccagtgatttgggaggctgaggcaggaggatcgcaagttcaaagccaaaaccctaagcaacttagtaagacccagtctctaaataaatatattttttaaaaagctgggaatgtggcttagtggtcaagagtccctgggttcaatccctggtataaaaaaaaaaaaaaaaaaaaaaggaaaagaaaatagtttactGAGATTCTATAGATGACAGGAGTTTATCTAAAGACTCGAGGTTTCTATGTATTGCTGGTGCAGTTGGTAGAGCAGATGAGAGGACTCTCCAGCTGACCTTGCAGTTGGCCACATCTGTCTCACTGTATCTCTTCAAGTGGTTCCCATTCCTCAATCAGAGCTTGGCGGCCCTGGTCCCACCACTGCATGACATAAGATATGTCAATGGGACCCAGACCCTGTGGTTTCTTGTTCTCAGGATTAGGTTCAGAATGGTCCTTCAATGGTATGACTCCTATGCCAGTTTGTTCTTTGTGATTTTGGTATTCTTCTTGGAATTGGATCCAGAAAGGAACCCGAGTATGCGAGATGTCCCCTCTTGGAGTCAGCAGTTCTGGCAGGTGATCCATAAAAGTGAGAGGCAGGTCAGAGTTCTCTCCTCTCGGCACAGCCTGGGTGGGCTGCATGATCCCAGAGGACAGAAGAGGAGTAGGTGAAATTGTTTGGTTGTCAGGGAAGGAATCAGGTGAAGGCAGATAATAACTCCCATCTGGGTGTATAAACAGATCTGTTTCCTGCAGTTGATTAGTCAGATCTGGTCTCCCATTTGTGTCATCTACCAAGAAATTTTGGGCCTCCTTTCTGCTCCAGTCAGGGTCCAGATATCTTTGGTCCTGAAACCATATTTAAGTGAGGAAAAGGGGGATGTGAACATCATAAAACACAAGTAATTCTAGCTCTGCTTCTTATACTCTGTAAAGAAAGAGACTATTAACATAGGCCTGATCACAGGATACATCtaacttttgtgtgtgtatgtgtgtgtgtgtggcgctggggattgaacccagggccttgtgcatgcaaggcaagcactctcctaactgagctatatcccccagcccTTGATCACAGAATACATCTGATCAAGGCTAGTAAACACAAGTGTTTTTGAGAGTTTCTGGGCCACAAGCTTATAAATGTACTTCCTGAGTCATGAGAATTTAACATACATACAATAAATAAGCACCCATATCACTTAGGTAGAATAAGTAGATAGTTTTGCCTCTCAATGGAAGGACATTTGACTATGTCTGCAAATTTTTCTGGCTGTCACAAATGGAGATAGGGAAATGGTTATAGATAGACTGCACTGGTATCTACTTGGTAAACACAGGAATGCAGAGAAATGACCTACCATGAACAGAACAACACCTTAGAAGGAAGAATAATCTAGTCTAAAATGACCAGGCTGCTGAGTTTTTATAGGAAATCTAACAGAGTCTTCTTAAAACAGGtattaattttcacattttccatttttcctgCTTCTAATTGAAAGGGGTACCTCTTAAATGGGTTTGCAAATTCTTCCTTTGGAGGAATGTGACTTACAGTGCTGAGTGCTTACCATTCCATACCTTTGTCCCCATGACTGTGACAACCCAAGATAGCCCAAAGTTCCAGTCACACCTGCAGGGGCGATATCACTTTCAGGGAGAACATAATGGGGCCACAAACAACTCACCTGAATGCGCAATTCCTGAATGTCTGTTGGTTTAGCCAGTTTTTCCCTGGTGGCAACATCAGGGACTTGGTTCCTCTCAAAGGCTTGAACCTGGATCCTTCTTGGAGTTCTTGCGAGGGGTATGTGGTCTTGCTTGGCTTCTTTTGTTAACCATTCTAAAGAACACAGGAAGGAAGGGTGTGTTTCAGGTCAGCTCTCACATTCAAGCCAGAAGATAATGCTGCTGAAATTTACTCTCTGAATTTTGCCACCTCCAGGGTGGCAAAAGAAGAGGTCACTGTGCTGCTGAGCAGCAGTCAACCCAAAAGATCCAAAACTTTGTTTGCTGAGAAACTCCTTGTCCTGGACAGCTATGGGACAAGGTTATATATTTGACCCTTGAGTGTCCATAACAAACTGTAACTAGTTCCTAGGCTAAGCAATCTTTATGTAGAATTTGGGCACAACATGCAGTCATTTCTACTCAGTGGGATTGAGGAACTATActagtttgtgttttttttttttttttggtaccaggattgaacccaggggtgttctaagactgagccacatctccagccctttttgtttttttgagacaggtctcaatTGATGTATCATGGAGCATgctgcatcagaaaagaggaaacttaacttgTTGGCTGCTACTCGCTTTCCAGGCCTGGGGCCACAAGTGGCTAAGAGAGCACCTAGCGATTAGCCAGAAGGCACTGCCCtgggttgtgatgaagaatcacccacctctaggataggctcagaacccttctgccctcacGGACATTATTGCCTGTGGGATAGGTGTAGATGTaaattctccccaccctgctgacctttatcctgattggctcctgtacattatattagctgtatACCTTTTCTCATTAaaggagatcctgctttgacaGTT is a window of Ictidomys tridecemlineatus isolate mIctTri1 chromosome 15, mIctTri1.hap1, whole genome shotgun sequence DNA encoding:
- the Duxb gene encoding double homeobox protein B; its protein translation is MVYNQSQRKALQACFEQNPHPNKATREQLAKEIDIPESKIRTWFRNRRSRQRKLESACSLGKDPIQGRDQSQLQMQEWLTKEAKQDHIPLARTPRRIQVQAFERNQVPDVATREKLAKPTDIQELRIQDQRYLDPDWSRKEAQNFLVDDTNGRPDLTNQLQETDLFIHPDGSYYLPSPDSFPDNQTISPTPLLSSGIMQPTQAVPRGENSDLPLTFMDHLPELLTPRGDISHTRVPFWIQFQEEYQNHKEQTGIGVIPLKDHSEPNPENKKPQGLGPIDISYVMQWWDQGRQALIEEWEPLEEIQ